In a single window of the Zonotrichia leucophrys gambelii isolate GWCS_2022_RI chromosome 2, RI_Zleu_2.0, whole genome shotgun sequence genome:
- the CDC25A gene encoding M-phase inducer phosphatase 1 isoform X2, whose product MDPTPSASHRRRLLLLSPASPASPAVVKALFQDELSPVSDLRLTMEQLGRGQRENLDQDMGTKNGLHRSASSESTDSGLALDSPGPASSHDAMEDTFEKAIKASRLNLRIPFRRIHSLPQSLLGSSPALKRNHSDSLDTDAFQPLEQDENKENESFEFKKPTKPASRGFRDGRGVPAARQNSSPAQNDEEMPSDVSSLWTAPLVMRRADSRAKRCRLFGSSSMSSIAGRTTQKRMERSQEENSPGKSKKRKSLPGTSEDSTSLKLVRTQPSTAEIESILDSDQRDLIGDFSKSYLFDTVDGKHQDLKYIDSEMIVSVLTGKFESFIKQCVIIDCRYPYEYEGGHIKGAINLHMEEEVQNFLLKKPIQPSEDKRVIVVFHCEFSSERGPRMCRFVREQDRLSNEYPNLHYPELYVLKGGYKDFFSRCQSFCEPQSYRPMHHKDFKEDLKRFRTKSRTWAGEKSKREMYSRLKKL is encoded by the exons ATGGATCCCACCCCGAGCGCTTCccaccgccgccgcctcctGCTTCTCTCGCCGGCGTCCCCCGCCTCGCCCGCCGTGGTCAAGGCGCTCTTTCAGGATGAGCTCTCGCCTGTCTCGGACCTCCGCCTCACTATGGAGCAGCTGGGGCGCGG GCAGCGTGAAAACCTGGACCAAGACATGGGAACCAAAAATGGATTGCACAGATCAGCCTCTTCAGAGTCCACAGACTCAG GTTTGGCTTTGGATTCTCCTGGCCCTGCGAGCTCCCACGACGCCATGGAGGACAC GTTTGAGAAAGCAATCAAAGCCAGCAGGCTGAA CCTTCGAATACCTTTCAGAAGAATCCATTCCCTGCCA CAAAGcctgctgggctccagccctgctctgaagaGAAACCACTCTGACTCTCTGGACACTGATGCTTTCCAGCCTTTGGAACAGgatgaaaataaggaaaat gaatcATTTGAGTTCAAGAAGCCAACCAAACCAGCTTCTCGTGGCTTCCGTGATGGGAGGGGTGTTCCTGCAGCAAGGCAGAATTCATCTCCAGCCCAG AACGATGAGGAGATGCCCTCGGACGTGTCCAGCCTCTGGACGGCGCCGCTGGTCATGAGGAGAGCGGACAGCAGG GCCAAGCGGTGCCGGCTGTTTGGCTCTTCATCCATGTCAAGCATTGCAGGAAGAACCACCCAGAAGAGGATGGAGAGGTCCCAGGAGGAGAATTCTCCAGGGAAAAGCAAGAAGAGGAAAAGCCTGCCAGGAACTTCTGAGGACTCCACG agcctgaagCTGGTGAGGACCCAGCCCTCCACAGCAGAGATTGAGAGCATTTTGGACAGTGACCAGAGGGACCTTATCGGGGACTTCTCCAAG AGTTATTTATTTGACACTGTCGATGGGAAACATCAAGATTTAAAATACATCGACTCCGAAATG attgTGTCTGTGCTGACTGGGAAGTTTGAGAGCTTCATCAAGCAGTGTGTGATAATTGACTGTAGATACCCCTATGAGTATGAAGGGGGGCACATCAAG ggtgcCATAAACCTGCACATGGAGGAGGAGGTGCAGAATTTCCTGCTGAAGAAGCCCATCCAGCCGTCGGAGGACAAGCGCGTCATCGTGGTGTTCCACTGCGAGTTCTCCTCGGAGCGGGGCCCGCGCAT GTGCCGGTTTGTGagggagcaggacaggctgAGCAATGAGTACCCCAACCTGCACTACCCAGAGCTCTACGTGCTCAAGGGGGGCTACAAGGATTTCTTCTCGAGGTGCCAG AGCTTCTGCGAGCCCCAGAGCTACCGCCCGATGCACCACAAGGACTTCAAGGAGGACCTGAAGAGGTTCCGCACCAAGAGCCGGACCTGGGCCGGGGAGAAGAGCAAGAGGGAGATGTACAGTCGGCTCAAGAagctctga
- the CDC25A gene encoding M-phase inducer phosphatase 1 isoform X1 encodes MDPTPSASHRRRLLLLSPASPASPAVVKALFQDELSPVSDLRLTMEQLGRGQRENLDQDMGTKNGLHRSASSESTDSGLALDSPGPASSHDAMEDTFEKAIKASRLNLRIPFRRIHSLPQSLLGSSPALKRNHSDSLDTDAFQPLEQDENKENESFEFKKPTKPASRGFRDGRGVPAARQNSSPAQLPVGETASGEQESSRAAFLQQHSLPSSESEDDDGFMELLDDQDLKNDEEMPSDVSSLWTAPLVMRRADSRAKRCRLFGSSSMSSIAGRTTQKRMERSQEENSPGKSKKRKSLPGTSEDSTSLKLVRTQPSTAEIESILDSDQRDLIGDFSKSYLFDTVDGKHQDLKYIDSEMIVSVLTGKFESFIKQCVIIDCRYPYEYEGGHIKGAINLHMEEEVQNFLLKKPIQPSEDKRVIVVFHCEFSSERGPRMCRFVREQDRLSNEYPNLHYPELYVLKGGYKDFFSRCQSFCEPQSYRPMHHKDFKEDLKRFRTKSRTWAGEKSKREMYSRLKKL; translated from the exons ATGGATCCCACCCCGAGCGCTTCccaccgccgccgcctcctGCTTCTCTCGCCGGCGTCCCCCGCCTCGCCCGCCGTGGTCAAGGCGCTCTTTCAGGATGAGCTCTCGCCTGTCTCGGACCTCCGCCTCACTATGGAGCAGCTGGGGCGCGG GCAGCGTGAAAACCTGGACCAAGACATGGGAACCAAAAATGGATTGCACAGATCAGCCTCTTCAGAGTCCACAGACTCAG GTTTGGCTTTGGATTCTCCTGGCCCTGCGAGCTCCCACGACGCCATGGAGGACAC GTTTGAGAAAGCAATCAAAGCCAGCAGGCTGAA CCTTCGAATACCTTTCAGAAGAATCCATTCCCTGCCA CAAAGcctgctgggctccagccctgctctgaagaGAAACCACTCTGACTCTCTGGACACTGATGCTTTCCAGCCTTTGGAACAGgatgaaaataaggaaaat gaatcATTTGAGTTCAAGAAGCCAACCAAACCAGCTTCTCGTGGCTTCCGTGATGGGAGGGGTGTTCCTGCAGCAAGGCAGAATTCATCTCCAGCCCAG CTGCCCGTGGGGGAAACAGCCTCTGGGGAACAGGagagctccagggcagccttcctgcagcagcattccctgccctcctcGGAGAGTGAGGATGATGATGGCttcatggagctgctggatgacCAGGACTTGAAG AACGATGAGGAGATGCCCTCGGACGTGTCCAGCCTCTGGACGGCGCCGCTGGTCATGAGGAGAGCGGACAGCAGG GCCAAGCGGTGCCGGCTGTTTGGCTCTTCATCCATGTCAAGCATTGCAGGAAGAACCACCCAGAAGAGGATGGAGAGGTCCCAGGAGGAGAATTCTCCAGGGAAAAGCAAGAAGAGGAAAAGCCTGCCAGGAACTTCTGAGGACTCCACG agcctgaagCTGGTGAGGACCCAGCCCTCCACAGCAGAGATTGAGAGCATTTTGGACAGTGACCAGAGGGACCTTATCGGGGACTTCTCCAAG AGTTATTTATTTGACACTGTCGATGGGAAACATCAAGATTTAAAATACATCGACTCCGAAATG attgTGTCTGTGCTGACTGGGAAGTTTGAGAGCTTCATCAAGCAGTGTGTGATAATTGACTGTAGATACCCCTATGAGTATGAAGGGGGGCACATCAAG ggtgcCATAAACCTGCACATGGAGGAGGAGGTGCAGAATTTCCTGCTGAAGAAGCCCATCCAGCCGTCGGAGGACAAGCGCGTCATCGTGGTGTTCCACTGCGAGTTCTCCTCGGAGCGGGGCCCGCGCAT GTGCCGGTTTGTGagggagcaggacaggctgAGCAATGAGTACCCCAACCTGCACTACCCAGAGCTCTACGTGCTCAAGGGGGGCTACAAGGATTTCTTCTCGAGGTGCCAG AGCTTCTGCGAGCCCCAGAGCTACCGCCCGATGCACCACAAGGACTTCAAGGAGGACCTGAAGAGGTTCCGCACCAAGAGCCGGACCTGGGCCGGGGAGAAGAGCAAGAGGGAGATGTACAGTCGGCTCAAGAagctctga
- the LOC135443504 gene encoding E3 ubiquitin-protein ligase TRIM7-like, with the protein MAEELLALREQLLAEATCPLCLDVFEQPVLTACGHSFCGQCLAAVLGDPPRPAACPQCRAPLEPGSQRPNRSLGNMAGLARSLEEEAARPRCPQHGKALALFCEPCGALLCAPCRDGPEHRGHRVRPAEEAARELQETLQTNLLFLQEQKENLKTRVDQKWEDLQGTVRLELQGVAESFEELQQCLEEQKETLLAQLEQMSQKLVKKSKKYTRRVLERQSLLDTVIAQIQEKEEQPAVEFLKDVGAILSSCEAAKAPIPDPVSPELQKSIQSLTWSSHRVMAMVDQFRVNLRSEIDWGRRDPVTLDPETAHPRLMFSRDHKTVWVGVGKQNLPDSPKRFMNSLSVLGSQGFTSGRHYWEVEVEENGGWAVGVALESVSRKGPIDLQRSETVWALRMESNHWYRTFCMTPEVLALRDKLRKIRVCLDYEMGRVTFYNSKAMRLILHLEATFTEKVLPYFCIYSVETLIRVCD; encoded by the exons atggctgaggagctgctggctctgcgAGAGCAGCTGTTGGCCGAGGCCACCTGCCCGTTGTGCCTGGATGTGTTCGAGCAGCCCGTGCTCACGGCGTGCGGGCACAGCTTCTGCGGGCAGTGCCTGGCGGCCGTGCTGGGGGaccccccgcgccccgccgcctGCCCGCAGTGCCGCGCCCCGCTGGAGCCGGGCTCGCAGCGCCCCAACCGCTCCCTGGGCAACATGGCCGGGCTGGCCCGGTCcctggaggaggaggcggcgcgGCCGCGGTGCCCCCAGCACGGCAAGGCCCTGGCGCTGTTCTGCGAGCCCTGCGGCGCCCTGCTCTGCGCGCCCTGCCGGGACGGGCCCGAGCACCGCGGGCACCGTGTCCGCCCCGCCGAAGAGGCCGCCCGGGAGCTGCAG gagacACTCCAGACAAACCTGCTTTTTCTacaagaacagaaggaaaacttGAAGACCAGAGTAGACCAGAAATGGGAAGACCTGCAG GGGACAGTGAGGttggagctgcagggagtggCTGAGAGctttgaggagctgcagcagtgcctggaggagcagaaggagaccctgctggcccagctggagcagatgTCCCAGAAGCTGGtcaaaaagagcaagaaatacaCGCGCAGGGTTTTGGAGAGGCAGTCGCTGCTGGACACGGTGATTGCGCAGAtccaggagaaggaggagcagcCGGCGGTCGAGTTCCTCAAG GATGTTGGCGCAATCCTGAGCAG ctgTGAGGCAGCCAAGGCCCCGATCCCAGACCCAgtttccccagagctgcagaagagCATTCAGAGCCTCACTTGGAGCAGCCACCGAGTCATGGCCATGGTGGATCAATTCAGAG tgaaCCTGCGGAGTGAGATAGACTGGGGGAGAAGGG ATCCGGTGACGCTGGACCCAGAGACAGCACATCCGCGCCTGATGTTCTCGAGGGACCACAAAACGGTCTGGGTAGGAGTTGGAAAACAGAACCTCCCTGACAGCCCCAAGAGGTTTATGAACAGCCTCAGTGTCTTGGGCTCCCAGGGGTTCACATCTGGGAGGCATTACTGGGAAGTGGAGGTTGAGGAAAACGGTGGCTGGGCCGTGGGGGTGGCCCTGGAGTCTGTGTCAAGGAAGGGGCCGATTGACCTGCAAAGATCTGAGACGGTCTGGGCGCTGCGAATGGAGTCAAATCACTGGTACAGAACATTCTGCATGACCCCTGAGGTGCTGGCACTCAGGGATAAACTCCGGAAAATCAGGGTGTGCCTGGACTATGAAATGGGCCGAGTGACCTTCTACAACTCAAAGGCCATGAGACTGATCCTGCACTTGGAGGCCACCTTCACTGAGAAAGTCCTCCCGTATTTTTGCATCTATTCAGTGGAAACCCTGATCCGGGTGTGTGACTGA